From the genome of Vibrio navarrensis, one region includes:
- a CDS encoding glutamate synthase subunit beta, which yields MGKPTGFLEFGRELPKKIDPAVRIQNNKEFVLNSDFGNKINTQASRCMDCGVPFCHNGCPIGNIIPEFNDAVYRDSWEEAWQILSSTNNFPEFTGRVCPAPCESACVLGINQDPITICNIEKTIVETAYREGYAKPKTPRSRTGKKVAIIGSGPAGLAAAEQLNSAGHFVTVFERDEKVGGLLRFGIPDFKLGMDIIDRKIDLMAQAGVEFKVNQHVGVNVNAQQIRQEYDVVLLTGGSTVPRDLPIPGRELNGVYFAMQFLAQNNRRANNMDLKGEEIHAAGKHVVVIGGGDTGSDCVGTSNRHGAASITQVEIMPMPPEKRPANMPWPQYPMILRTSTSHEEGCERHWNILTKEFIGNEQGQVTGLRLADIVWKEAAPGERPSFEEVAGSERVIPCDMAFLAMGFLHPEPHGVLAQLNVALDERGNVATQDFQTNQPGVFAAGDMRTGQSLVVRCINEGRESARAIDAYLMGNTNLEAKADSLMLSAG from the coding sequence ATGGGTAAGCCTACTGGATTTTTAGAGTTTGGTCGTGAACTGCCGAAGAAAATTGACCCAGCAGTTCGTATCCAAAACAATAAGGAATTTGTCCTAAACAGCGATTTTGGCAACAAAATCAATACACAAGCATCACGTTGTATGGATTGTGGCGTGCCGTTTTGTCATAACGGCTGCCCGATCGGTAACATCATCCCAGAATTTAATGACGCGGTGTACCGTGATAGCTGGGAAGAGGCGTGGCAGATCCTAAGTTCGACCAATAACTTCCCTGAGTTTACCGGTCGTGTCTGCCCTGCTCCGTGTGAAAGCGCCTGTGTGCTTGGCATCAACCAAGATCCGATCACCATTTGTAATATCGAAAAAACCATCGTGGAAACGGCGTATCGTGAAGGATACGCCAAACCGAAAACCCCTCGTTCACGCACGGGGAAAAAAGTCGCGATCATCGGCTCTGGCCCTGCGGGCCTTGCGGCTGCCGAGCAGCTCAACAGCGCGGGCCATTTTGTCACTGTGTTTGAGCGCGACGAAAAGGTCGGTGGTTTGCTGCGCTTTGGGATTCCCGATTTCAAACTGGGCATGGACATCATCGATCGCAAAATCGATCTAATGGCACAAGCTGGTGTTGAATTTAAAGTCAATCAACACGTTGGCGTTAACGTCAACGCGCAGCAAATTCGCCAAGAGTACGATGTGGTGCTGCTGACGGGTGGCTCGACCGTGCCGCGTGATCTGCCCATCCCGGGTCGCGAGCTGAATGGCGTCTATTTTGCGATGCAGTTTTTGGCGCAAAACAACCGCCGCGCGAACAACATGGATCTCAAAGGGGAAGAGATCCACGCAGCTGGCAAGCATGTGGTGGTGATCGGCGGTGGTGATACCGGCTCTGACTGTGTCGGCACCTCAAACCGTCACGGCGCCGCCAGCATCACGCAAGTGGAAATCATGCCGATGCCACCAGAAAAACGCCCTGCCAATATGCCTTGGCCGCAATATCCGATGATTCTGCGTACATCGACCTCGCATGAAGAGGGTTGTGAGCGCCATTGGAACATTTTAACCAAGGAATTTATCGGCAACGAGCAGGGGCAAGTCACTGGCCTGCGCCTCGCTGATATTGTGTGGAAAGAGGCCGCCCCAGGTGAGCGCCCTAGCTTTGAAGAAGTGGCAGGCAGCGAACGTGTGATACCTTGTGACATGGCGTTTCTGGCTATGGGTTTCCTCCATCCAGAGCCTCACGGCGTTCTTGCCCAACTGAATGTGGCGCTTGATGAGCGTGGCAACGTCGCCACTCAAGATTTCCAGACCAATCAACCAGGCGTTTTTGCCGCCGGTGATATGCGTACTGGCCAATCTTTGGTGGTACGTTGTATCAACGAAGGGCGCGAAAGTGCTCGCGCTATCGATGCTTACCTCATGGGTAACACCAACTTAGAAGCCAAAGCCGATTCACTGATGCTCTCTGCTGGCTGA
- a CDS encoding diguanylate cyclase domain-containing protein — translation MDQLFSALRDGAQHYGLILLGAVLLLVLVKAVMLRFQKDLDSLVLDALSPVLLVDLAQNKILLANTAAMQLLGIRQLNRCYFFPSASSTSDIAQTLNSLSGRQFSHLTFTWRLSDNESLQIALSGRKVHYHHRFCWLLHVGAVATEDDGQQSELEALRMAKSALDSLSELICLRDPDGRILATNRAFEQFWQGRREESIEPVAGQIKGRRSERRWTTDPQGRSCLLEVNQSLLMSKQGEPLGSLSISHDVTEWHKMQQNLRDEMERRKDTEVALAQRDTILQNILEASPDSIGIFNENMVYQACNKPFVNALGIAEVSDLIGKRLQDVIPGEMYQRLSATDSQVLHEGKSLRYLDKILNSSGDYSWFDVVKSPFRDPASGTNGVLIMARDISERYLAEQKLEAANQELEKLSFMDSLTKVANRRRFDEQLNTLWHHHAREKLPLAIMLCDIDFFKEFNDRYGHQLGDHALTQVAEVFSKVISRSSDCVARYGGEEFAFILPNTTTEGALKVAEKIHVCIAQLAIEHLGSKVAQRITVSLGLVSYIPKPEDLPEMGVTLADSALYQAKSDGRNRTCVHPVSLTADEVPQQQSAKG, via the coding sequence ATGGATCAGCTGTTCAGCGCGCTTCGGGACGGAGCACAACATTATGGCCTTATTCTCCTTGGCGCCGTCCTGTTATTGGTGCTAGTTAAGGCCGTGATGCTGCGTTTTCAAAAAGATCTCGATTCGCTGGTACTGGACGCGCTTTCTCCAGTACTGCTGGTGGATCTTGCGCAAAACAAGATCCTTTTGGCCAATACGGCGGCGATGCAGCTTCTGGGCATTCGCCAGCTTAATCGTTGCTACTTTTTCCCCTCTGCTTCATCCACGTCAGACATAGCACAAACGCTCAACTCACTCTCTGGACGGCAGTTCTCGCATCTCACTTTTACTTGGCGTCTATCTGATAATGAAAGTTTGCAGATAGCCTTGAGCGGTCGCAAAGTCCATTATCACCACCGTTTTTGTTGGTTATTGCACGTGGGTGCGGTGGCAACGGAGGATGACGGGCAGCAAAGTGAATTGGAAGCGCTGCGAATGGCCAAATCCGCGTTAGACTCCTTGTCGGAACTGATATGTCTGCGCGATCCTGATGGGCGGATTTTAGCCACAAACCGCGCTTTTGAGCAGTTTTGGCAGGGACGGCGTGAAGAGTCGATCGAACCTGTTGCAGGGCAGATCAAAGGGCGGCGCAGTGAACGTCGTTGGACGACCGATCCGCAAGGGCGCAGTTGTTTGCTGGAAGTAAACCAGAGCCTTTTGATGAGTAAACAAGGGGAGCCGCTAGGATCGCTGAGCATCAGCCACGATGTGACAGAGTGGCATAAAATGCAGCAGAATCTGCGTGATGAAATGGAGCGGCGCAAAGACACCGAAGTGGCGCTGGCTCAGCGCGATACCATTTTGCAGAACATCCTTGAAGCCAGCCCAGACTCGATTGGCATCTTCAATGAGAACATGGTCTATCAGGCGTGCAACAAGCCGTTTGTCAATGCGCTGGGCATTGCTGAAGTCTCTGATCTAATAGGTAAAAGGCTGCAAGATGTCATTCCAGGCGAAATGTACCAGCGCTTGTCGGCGACCGACAGCCAAGTATTGCATGAAGGTAAATCGCTGCGTTACCTGGACAAAATTCTCAACAGTAGCGGCGACTATTCTTGGTTTGATGTGGTGAAGTCGCCATTTCGCGATCCTGCCTCGGGCACCAACGGAGTGCTGATCATGGCAAGGGACATCTCTGAGCGTTATCTAGCGGAGCAAAAATTGGAAGCGGCCAATCAAGAGCTCGAAAAACTGAGCTTTATGGACAGCTTGACCAAAGTTGCCAACCGTCGCCGCTTTGATGAGCAGCTAAACACGCTGTGGCATCACCATGCTCGCGAAAAACTGCCTTTGGCGATCATGTTGTGTGATATCGACTTCTTCAAAGAGTTTAATGATCGCTACGGCCATCAACTGGGCGATCACGCCTTGACTCAAGTTGCCGAGGTGTTCTCCAAAGTGATCAGCCGCTCATCGGATTGCGTGGCGCGTTATGGCGGTGAAGAGTTTGCGTTCATATTGCCCAATACCACCACCGAAGGGGCGCTAAAAGTCGCGGAAAAAATACATGTCTGCATTGCTCAACTGGCGATTGAGCACCTTGGCTCGAAAGTGGCGCAGCGGATCACCGTTAGCCTCGGATTGGTCTCCTATATTCCTAAACCTGAAGATTTGCCCGAAATGGGCGTGACCTTGGCCGACAGCGCCTTGTACCAAGCCAAATCCGATGGCCGAAACCGTACTTGCGTCCATCCGGTTTCGCTCACTGCCGATGAAGTGCCCCAGCAGCAGAGTGCGAAAGGTTAA
- a CDS encoding TIGR01212 family radical SAM protein (This family includes YhcC from E. coli K-12, an uncharacterized radical SAM protein.) — protein MQLHQLVNTLGQDLQRRYGEKVHKLTLHGGFSCPNRDGTIGRGGCTFCNVASFADEQAQIKSIQLQLSERAGEVHRAKRYLAYFQAYTSTYAEVQVLKNMYEEALKAADIVGLCVGTRPDCVPDAVLDLLAGYVQQGFEIWLELGLQTANDQTLKRINRGHDFACYAEITRRARALGIKVCTHLIVGLPNESGQENRLTLDKVIATGTDGIKLHGLHIVEGSTMAKAWRAGKLEAPSLEEYVAIACDLIHHTPPEIVYHRVSSAARRPTLLSPLWCENRWLAMTEIGKALAQQGAQGSALERPFRFTKPQLKAE, from the coding sequence ATGCAATTACATCAACTGGTGAACACTCTAGGTCAGGACTTGCAGCGTCGTTATGGGGAAAAAGTCCACAAGCTGACGTTGCATGGTGGCTTTAGTTGCCCGAACCGTGATGGGACAATTGGTCGCGGCGGCTGCACATTTTGTAATGTCGCCTCGTTTGCCGATGAACAGGCACAAATCAAGAGCATTCAGTTGCAACTTAGTGAGCGCGCTGGCGAAGTGCATCGCGCCAAACGCTATCTGGCATATTTTCAAGCCTATACCAGCACTTATGCGGAAGTGCAGGTATTGAAAAATATGTACGAAGAAGCGCTGAAAGCGGCGGATATTGTCGGGTTGTGTGTGGGAACGCGCCCGGATTGTGTGCCCGATGCGGTGCTGGATTTGCTTGCAGGCTATGTGCAGCAGGGGTTTGAAATTTGGCTCGAACTGGGTTTGCAGACGGCGAATGATCAGACGCTCAAACGCATCAACCGTGGTCACGACTTTGCCTGTTACGCCGAGATCACCCGCCGTGCCCGTGCTCTGGGTATCAAAGTGTGTACGCATTTGATTGTTGGTTTGCCAAATGAGAGCGGGCAAGAGAACCGCTTGACGCTCGATAAAGTGATCGCCACGGGGACAGATGGGATCAAACTGCATGGTTTGCACATTGTTGAGGGGAGTACCATGGCGAAAGCGTGGCGCGCAGGCAAATTGGAGGCGCCGAGCTTAGAAGAGTATGTGGCGATTGCGTGCGATCTGATCCATCATACCCCGCCGGAAATCGTTTATCATCGCGTTTCTTCTGCGGCGCGGCGTCCGACCTTGCTCTCCCCATTGTGGTGTGAAAATCGCTGGCTCGCGATGACGGAAATTGGCAAGGCATTAGCGCAACAGGGGGCGCAAGGCAGCGCACTTGAGCGTCCTTTCCGGTTTACAAAACCCCAATTAAAAGCGGAATAA
- the gltB gene encoding glutamate synthase large subunit — MVDREQSSQGLYTPELEHDACGIGFVAHLKNRKSHQVVTQALEMLARMEHRGGQGCDPCSGDGAGILLQKPHEFLLEEAVKLGLKLPSFEKYGVGVVLFPKDEYKREQCRDILQRNAKRLDLDILGYRVLPTDNSMIGADPLSTEPQFEHVFISGGPGCTPEELERKLYVLRNYTVRVCLESVSNIGDDFYINSMSYKTLVYKGQLTTEQVPQYFLDLQNPTMVTALALVHSRFSTNTFPKWRLAQPFRYIAHNGEINTVRGNLNWMKAREAILESKLFTQAEIDMLLPVCQEGASDSANFDMVLELLVLSGRSLPHALMMMIPEAWQENKAMDPKRRAFYQYHANIMEPWDGPASVCFTDGVQVGATLDRNGLRPSRYTVTKDNMLIMASESGVVEVPAENVEYRGRLQPGRIFVADLEQGRIISDEEVKDSIANAQPYEQWVQDNLLSLKSLPDADNVHSQPSPERLLHRQQAFGISAEEVNEIILPLAQTGYEPLGSMGADWPVAILSHQSQHLANYFKQLFAQVTNPPIDPIRERMVMSLNTYIGKDQNLLAESPVHCRKVELESPVISNAELEKLRAIDNEHLQAKTLDIVFQASEDAGKLERALKRICQYAEDAVIDGYSIILLTDRAVNSNHAAIPAMLAVGAVHHHLIRKGLRAKCGIVVETGDARETHHFATLVGYGANAVNPYLVTETIVDLQRRKKLDASVSVEQYFNNYRKGVNGGLLKIFSKMGISTLQSYHGAQIFEALGISKAVVDKYFTGTVTRIQGLTLDDIAKEVLVRHRVGYPTREIPVQMLDVGGVYQWKQRGEKHLFNPETIHLLQHSTRNKDFQEFKKYAAAVDSQGDKAVTLRSQLDFVKNPAGSIPIEEVEPIESIVKRFATGAMSFGSISYEAHSTLAVAMNRLGAKSNSGEGGEDPIRFEPRENGDSERSAIKQVASGRFGVTSYYLTNSDEIQIKMAQGAKPGEGGQLPGDKVDDWIGATRHSTPGVGLISPPPHHDIYSIEDLAQLIFDLKNANRKGRVNVKLVSEAGVGTIASGVAKAKADVVLIAGHDGGTGASPISSIRHTGLPWELGLAETHQTLLKNGLRNRIVVQADGQMKTPRDIAIATLLGAEEWGVATAALVVEGCIMMRKCHKNTCPVGIATQNKTLRERFDGRVDDVVTFFQYMAQGLREIMAELGFRTIAEMVGQAHKLKVRDNVAHWKYKNLDLSPVLFIEQPREQDGIYCQTQQNHHLEAVLDRQLIQAAQPALENGQAVQAEFPIINTDRSVGTMLSNEISKVYKDQGLPQPMQVKFTGSAGQSFGAFLAKGVKFEVEGDANDYWGKGLSGGTLVLYPDANSTLVAEDNIIVGNVCFYGATSGESYIRGLAGERFCVRNSGAKVVVEGVGDHGCEYMTGGVALILGSTGRNFAAGMSGGVAYVWDKSGDFNSKLNPELVDLDPIEQEDKDLLLEMLTKHVQFTGSEVAQSFLDNFESSLKSLVKVMPRDYKAVLKKRKAEQQEAEAV, encoded by the coding sequence ATGGTAGATAGAGAGCAAAGTTCGCAGGGTTTGTATACTCCAGAACTGGAGCATGACGCCTGTGGTATTGGTTTTGTTGCTCACCTGAAAAACCGTAAGTCTCACCAAGTGGTCACACAGGCTCTTGAGATGCTGGCGCGAATGGAGCACCGCGGCGGCCAAGGTTGTGATCCATGTAGTGGTGACGGCGCGGGCATTCTGCTGCAAAAACCTCATGAATTTCTTTTAGAAGAAGCGGTTAAGCTTGGACTCAAGCTGCCTTCTTTTGAAAAATACGGTGTCGGGGTGGTATTGTTCCCGAAAGACGAGTACAAGCGTGAACAGTGTCGCGATATTTTACAGCGCAATGCCAAGCGTCTCGATCTCGACATTTTAGGCTACCGTGTCTTACCGACCGACAATTCGATGATCGGCGCTGACCCACTTAGCACAGAGCCTCAATTTGAGCACGTTTTTATCTCGGGTGGCCCGGGCTGCACACCGGAAGAGTTGGAGCGTAAACTGTACGTGCTGCGCAACTACACGGTGCGCGTCTGTTTAGAAAGCGTCTCGAACATCGGCGATGATTTTTACATCAACTCGATGTCGTACAAGACGCTGGTTTACAAAGGCCAACTGACCACAGAGCAGGTACCTCAGTACTTTTTGGATCTGCAAAACCCAACCATGGTGACGGCGCTCGCTCTGGTTCACTCGCGTTTCTCTACCAACACTTTCCCGAAATGGCGCCTTGCGCAGCCTTTCCGCTACATCGCGCACAACGGTGAGATCAACACAGTACGCGGCAACCTGAACTGGATGAAAGCGCGTGAAGCGATCTTAGAATCCAAGCTCTTCACTCAAGCAGAAATCGACATGCTGCTGCCGGTATGCCAAGAAGGTGCATCGGATTCGGCCAACTTCGATATGGTTCTGGAGCTTTTGGTACTTTCTGGCCGCAGCTTGCCACACGCCTTGATGATGATGATCCCAGAAGCGTGGCAGGAAAACAAAGCCATGGACCCAAAACGTCGCGCTTTCTACCAATACCACGCCAACATTATGGAACCGTGGGATGGCCCAGCGTCTGTCTGTTTCACCGACGGTGTTCAGGTGGGTGCGACGCTCGATCGTAATGGCCTTCGCCCTTCTCGCTATACCGTGACCAAAGACAACATGCTGATCATGGCGTCAGAGTCTGGCGTAGTCGAAGTGCCTGCGGAAAACGTCGAGTATCGTGGCCGCTTGCAGCCTGGACGCATCTTTGTCGCCGATCTCGAACAGGGTCGCATCATTTCAGATGAAGAAGTGAAAGACTCCATCGCCAACGCGCAGCCTTATGAACAGTGGGTACAAGACAACCTGCTGAGCTTAAAATCGCTGCCGGATGCCGACAACGTCCACAGCCAACCTTCGCCAGAGCGTCTGCTGCATCGCCAACAAGCCTTCGGCATCAGTGCGGAAGAAGTAAACGAAATCATTCTGCCGCTGGCACAAACAGGTTACGAGCCGCTGGGTTCGATGGGCGCTGACTGGCCGGTAGCGATTTTGTCGCACCAATCGCAGCATCTTGCCAACTACTTTAAGCAGTTGTTTGCTCAGGTGACTAACCCGCCGATCGACCCGATCCGCGAACGTATGGTGATGTCGCTCAATACCTACATAGGTAAAGATCAGAACCTATTGGCGGAATCGCCAGTTCATTGCCGTAAAGTGGAGTTGGAATCACCCGTTATCTCCAACGCCGAGCTAGAAAAGCTGCGCGCAATTGACAACGAGCATTTACAAGCTAAAACGCTGGATATCGTTTTCCAAGCCAGTGAAGATGCGGGCAAACTGGAGCGCGCGCTAAAACGTATTTGCCAGTACGCCGAAGATGCGGTAATCGACGGTTACTCAATTATTTTGCTGACAGATCGCGCGGTAAACTCCAACCACGCCGCCATCCCTGCCATGCTGGCGGTAGGCGCTGTGCACCATCACCTGATCCGTAAAGGCCTGCGTGCCAAATGCGGCATCGTGGTCGAGACTGGCGACGCGCGTGAAACGCACCACTTCGCCACACTGGTCGGCTACGGTGCCAATGCGGTGAACCCATATCTGGTCACCGAAACCATCGTTGATCTGCAACGTCGTAAAAAACTGGATGCCAGCGTGTCGGTTGAGCAGTACTTCAACAACTACCGCAAGGGGGTTAACGGCGGCCTGCTGAAAATCTTCTCCAAAATGGGCATCTCCACGCTGCAGTCTTACCACGGCGCGCAGATCTTCGAAGCGCTTGGCATCAGCAAAGCGGTGGTCGATAAATACTTCACCGGAACCGTCACCCGTATTCAAGGTTTGACGCTCGATGACATCGCCAAAGAAGTCTTGGTGCGTCATCGTGTTGGTTACCCTACTCGTGAAATCCCAGTCCAGATGTTGGATGTCGGCGGCGTGTATCAGTGGAAACAGCGTGGCGAAAAACACCTGTTCAACCCTGAAACCATCCATTTGCTGCAACATTCAACGCGCAACAAAGACTTCCAAGAATTCAAGAAGTACGCCGCTGCGGTCGATAGTCAAGGCGACAAAGCGGTCACGCTGCGTAGCCAACTTGATTTTGTCAAAAATCCTGCCGGCTCTATTCCGATTGAAGAAGTGGAACCGATTGAGAGCATCGTTAAACGCTTCGCCACAGGGGCGATGTCGTTTGGTTCGATCTCTTACGAAGCGCACTCCACTCTTGCCGTTGCCATGAACCGTCTTGGCGCGAAATCCAACTCGGGTGAAGGCGGTGAAGATCCGATCCGTTTTGAGCCAAGAGAGAATGGCGATTCCGAGCGTTCAGCCATCAAGCAGGTTGCTTCTGGCCGTTTTGGCGTCACCTCTTACTATCTGACCAACTCAGATGAAATCCAGATCAAGATGGCGCAAGGCGCGAAACCGGGTGAAGGTGGTCAGTTGCCTGGCGATAAAGTCGATGATTGGATCGGCGCAACGCGTCACTCCACTCCGGGAGTGGGCCTGATTTCGCCACCGCCACACCACGACATCTACTCGATTGAAGACTTAGCCCAGCTGATCTTTGACCTGAAAAACGCCAACCGTAAAGGTCGCGTCAACGTCAAATTGGTCTCTGAAGCGGGTGTTGGCACCATCGCCTCGGGCGTTGCGAAAGCCAAGGCCGATGTGGTGCTAATTGCAGGCCACGATGGCGGTACGGGCGCATCACCGATCTCTTCGATTCGTCACACTGGTCTGCCGTGGGAACTTGGCCTAGCTGAGACGCACCAAACGCTGCTGAAAAACGGCCTGCGTAACCGTATCGTGGTACAAGCCGATGGCCAGATGAAAACCCCGCGCGACATCGCGATTGCGACTCTGTTGGGTGCTGAAGAGTGGGGTGTTGCGACCGCGGCTCTGGTGGTGGAAGGCTGTATCATGATGCGTAAATGTCATAAGAACACCTGTCCTGTCGGCATTGCCACGCAAAACAAAACGCTGCGTGAGCGTTTCGACGGCCGTGTAGATGACGTCGTGACCTTCTTCCAGTATATGGCGCAAGGGCTACGTGAAATCATGGCTGAACTTGGCTTTCGCACCATTGCAGAGATGGTCGGTCAAGCGCATAAATTGAAAGTGCGCGACAACGTTGCTCACTGGAAATACAAAAACTTGGATCTCTCTCCTGTGCTGTTTATTGAGCAGCCACGCGAGCAAGACGGCATCTACTGTCAAACTCAGCAGAACCATCACTTGGAAGCGGTACTGGATCGCCAACTGATCCAAGCGGCGCAACCTGCGCTGGAAAACGGCCAAGCGGTACAAGCCGAGTTTCCGATCATCAATACCGACCGCTCGGTTGGCACCATGCTGTCGAACGAAATCTCCAAAGTGTATAAAGATCAAGGCTTACCACAGCCGATGCAGGTTAAGTTCACTGGCAGTGCAGGGCAATCTTTCGGCGCATTCCTTGCCAAAGGCGTGAAGTTTGAGGTAGAAGGCGATGCCAACGACTACTGGGGTAAAGGCCTGTCGGGCGGCACATTGGTGCTCTACCCTGACGCCAACTCCACGCTCGTGGCAGAAGACAACATTATTGTCGGTAACGTCTGTTTCTACGGTGCGACGTCTGGTGAATCTTACATTCGCGGCTTAGCGGGTGAACGTTTCTGTGTGCGTAACTCCGGCGCGAAAGTGGTGGTTGAAGGTGTCGGTGACCACGGCTGTGAATACATGACCGGCGGTGTGGCGCTGATCCTTGGTTCAACCGGGCGCAACTTCGCCGCAGGTATGAGCGGTGGCGTGGCCTACGTTTGGGACAAGTCGGGGGATTTTAACTCGAAACTTAACCCAGAATTGGTCGACCTCGATCCAATCGAACAAGAAGACAAAGACCTGCTACTGGAGATGCTGACCAAGCATGTTCAATTCACAGGAAGTGAAGTGGCTCAGTCTTTCCTTGATAACTTTGAAAGCAGCTTGAAATCCTTGGTGAAAGTGATGCCACGTGATTACAAAGCGGTGCTGAAAAAGCGCAAGGCAGAACAACAAGAAGCGGAGGCCGTGTAA